A section of the Oncorhynchus gorbuscha isolate QuinsamMale2020 ecotype Even-year linkage group LG06, OgorEven_v1.0, whole genome shotgun sequence genome encodes:
- the LOC124037003 gene encoding LOW QUALITY PROTEIN: apoptosis-enhancing nuclease-like (The sequence of the model RefSeq protein was modified relative to this genomic sequence to represent the inferred CDS: deleted 2 bases in 2 codons) has product MFEAGTSIRSKTHRNYWGLINKYRYYRYLSRNAMLLHNVENARTRKKHQQKDKISNPRKGTEENIEMLDKLPERHTCLEVGSTLKPTDSWTNLVKCGVTPIVQGSLIPAFGDNRVANRQTSVGKKLVAAALSERWEVDSGFFSEASPPASGHRSSCHNMCLTNVVAIDCEMVGTGLGGRTSELARCSLVDYHGNVLYDKYIRPCQPVTDYRTRWSGIQRHHLQNALPFPKDILRLLEGKVVIGHALYNDFQALDLTHPGHMIRDTSGTRLLRQLAGFSTKRCVSLKILTNGLLNRKIQVGRKGHSSVEDALASLDLYKLVEREWEQDIRDRMRDWDIGTLPDPATSNHYMQDQYWPEDLTEDSR; this is encoded by the exons ATGTTTGAAGCGGGGACTTCAATTAGAAGTAAAACCCATCGCAATTATTGGGGACTGATCAACAAGTATAGATAT TATAGATATTTATCCCGGAACGCAATGCTCCTTCATAATGTTGAGAATGCCAGAACACGAAAGAAGCATCAACAAAAA GATAAAATCAGCAATCCAAGGAAAGGGACAGAGGAAAACATTGAAATGCTGGACAAATTACCTGAGAGACACACCTGTCTAGAAGTTGGTAGCACCCTAAAACCCACAGACTCATGGACTAATTTGGTTAAATGTGGAGTAACCCCTATTGTACAGGGTTCGCTGATACCTGCTTTTGGGGACAACAGGGTAGCCAACCGGCAGACTTCAGTAGGCAAAAAGCTGGTTGCGGCTGCTTTAAGTGAACGATGGGAGGTGGACAGTGGGTTCTTTTCTGAGGCCAGCCCACCAGCTAGTGGACACCGTTCTTCCTGCCACAACATGTGCCTGACCAATGTGGTGGCTATAGACTGTGAGATGGTTGGCACTGGGCTAGGTGGGCGCACTAGTGAATTGGCACGCTGTAGCTTGGTGGATTACCATGGCAACGTCCTGTACGATAAGTACATCCGTCCGTGCCAGCCTGTGACCGACTACAGGACCCGTTGGAGTGGCATCCAGAGGCACCATTTACAGAACGCTCTGCCCTTCCCAAAGGAT ATACTACGACTACTGGAGGGGAAAGTAGTGATTGGCCACGCTCTGTATAACGACTTCCAGGCCTTAGACTTGACACACCCAGGTCACATGATCAGGGACACCAGTGGCACGCGTCTGCTCAGACAACTGGCTGGTTTCTCCACAAAGCGCTGCGTCTCACTCAAGATCCTGACAAACGGCCTCCTAAACAGGAAAATACAG GTTGGAAGAAAGGGCCACAGTTCAGTGGAGGATGCTCTGGCTTCtttggacctgtataaactagtgGAGAGGGAGTGGGAACAGGACATACGAGACAGAATGAGGGACTGGGACATAGGCACTCTCCCAGACCCCGCTACCTCAAACCACTACATGCAGGACCAATACTGGCCAGAGGACTTGACTGAGGACAGTCGGTGA